One window from the genome of Cryptomeria japonica chromosome 6, Sugi_1.0, whole genome shotgun sequence encodes:
- the LOC131074810 gene encoding uncharacterized protein LOC131074810 — protein MERHPKNFWSPCAAHCLDLMLEDIGKLEWVKSIVERAKNISKFIYNHALVLSIMRQYTGQKELARPGITRFASNFLTLKSLIKSKAALRRMFVGEEWTSSSYATTTAGIDVVNCIFDEPGFWTPCGETVQVTEPLVVLLRVVDGEKPSMGYIYEGMDRAKEAIRSIYAGDEDKYGPIWEIIDRRWQNQLHRPIHAAAYYLNPAFRFRDDFKADEEVLSGLYTVVQKLCTDGTASSTTLQLDKYNNREGAIFSSSMCIEARTQL, from the exons atggagaggcacccgaaAAATTTTTGGTCTCCTTGtgcggcccattgccttgacctcatgttggaggatattggtaagcttgaatgggtgaaatcaatagttgaaagggccaaaaatatcagcaagtttatctacaatcatgcattggtccttagcattatgaggcaatacacggggcaaaaggagttggctcgtcctggtatcacgaggtttgcctcaaacttcctcacactgaaatccttgataaaatcaaaggcggctttgaggcgtatgtttgttggtgaggagtggacttcctcatcctatgctacgaccactgcagggatagatgtggtaaattgcatttttgatgagccaggTTTTTGGACCCCCTGTGGAGAAACCGTGCAg gtcactgagcccctcgtagttctcctacgagttgttgatggggagaagccctctatgggctatatatatgagggtatggatagggccaaggaggccattaggtCCATATATGCAGGAGATGAGGATAAATATGGCCCCATTtgggagattattgataggagatggcagaaCCAACTtcacaggcccatccatgcagcagcctattacCTCAATCCGGCATTTCGATTCCGTGATGACTTCAAGgcagatgaggaggttcttagtggccTGTATACAGTGGTTCAAAAGTTGTGTACTGATGGCACAGCCTCAAGTACAACGCTCCAGCTGGATAAATATAATAATCGAGAAGGGGCAATCTTCTCAAGCAGCATGTGCATAGAGGCTCGAACACAATTGTAG